A stretch of the Coleofasciculus sp. FACHB-1120 genome encodes the following:
- the nusG gene encoding transcription termination/antitermination protein NusG, with product MSFATDNPQDFNQLEDTSEGSVKSRWYAVQVASGCEKRVKTNLEQRIQTLDVRDRILQVEIPQTRTLKMLKDGTRKESEEKVFPGYVLVRMRLLPGAEGELEMDDEAWQVVKNTPNVINFVGAEQKRRYGRGRGHVKPLPLSFSEVERIFKQATEQEPVVKTHLATGDKIIVLSGAFKDFEGEVIEVSPERSKLKALLSIFGRNTPVELEFNQVQKQS from the coding sequence ATGAGTTTTGCAACCGACAATCCACAGGATTTCAATCAACTTGAAGACACGTCAGAAGGCTCGGTAAAATCCCGGTGGTACGCCGTTCAGGTGGCATCTGGATGTGAAAAACGTGTCAAGACAAATTTAGAACAGCGGATTCAAACTCTTGATGTTCGCGATCGCATTCTCCAGGTGGAAATTCCTCAAACTCGCACCCTAAAAATGCTCAAAGATGGCACTCGCAAGGAGTCGGAAGAAAAAGTCTTTCCCGGCTACGTGCTAGTCCGAATGCGGCTACTGCCTGGGGCAGAGGGTGAATTGGAGATGGACGATGAAGCTTGGCAGGTTGTCAAGAATACCCCAAACGTGATTAACTTTGTCGGTGCAGAACAAAAACGCCGTTACGGACGGGGACGCGGACACGTTAAACCCTTGCCGCTGAGTTTTTCAGAAGTTGAACGCATCTTTAAACAAGCTACCGAGCAAGAGCCAGTAGTGAAAACTCATCTGGCTACAGGAGATAAGATTATTGTCCTTTCTGGTGCGTTTAAAGATTTTGAAGGCGAGGTCATTGAAGTCAGCCCAGAAAGAAGCAAGCTGAAGGCGTTACTATCCATTTTTGGACGCAATACGCCGGTAGAATTGGAGTTTAATCAGGTTCAGAAACAAAGCTAA
- a CDS encoding serine hydrolase, protein MGQQPQPKPNQRAQQIAKFKARRAARAHQVKRRVRRLRFAALAIASATIFTTCGLTLNRLVTRRPAVVSEQPSSILPVLPPWAKTPLLPLPSRLPGRDASQLVYNVKTPPNFKQSQDLEEIVDEAVKLATEKDLPTKPLSITLINVKTGEIAGYKQDTLRYPASVIKMFWMVALYAQIENGIWAEESVFSLYLSKMIKESDNEAASLILDLLTDTQSRPKIENDREFKTWLDKRQQVNQFFRGAGYKDINISQKTFPIPYLRLPRPLEIDLQMRGDPKEPIRNKITTDQAARLLYEMCGTGQAVSSGASEKMCGWLRRDLRPEMRTLESKTWGDFNPIQEFFGEALSDVDIDFYSKAGWTSFSRQEAAFVATRDGSTVYILTVFGDDAAYAKDKTIFPKMSRLVFDRMVARNSL, encoded by the coding sequence GTGGGTCAGCAACCACAACCAAAACCGAATCAACGTGCCCAACAAATTGCCAAATTTAAAGCCAGACGTGCAGCTCGTGCCCATCAAGTCAAGAGACGGGTGCGACGGCTGCGATTTGCTGCTTTAGCGATCGCCTCCGCTACAATCTTTACAACTTGTGGATTAACGTTAAATCGGTTGGTAACTCGCCGTCCAGCAGTCGTATCCGAGCAACCAAGTTCTATCTTACCGGTACTTCCCCCTTGGGCTAAAACCCCATTACTACCTCTTCCTTCTCGCCTACCCGGACGCGATGCTTCACAACTTGTCTACAATGTCAAGACGCCGCCGAACTTTAAGCAGAGCCAGGACTTGGAAGAAATTGTTGATGAGGCTGTGAAATTGGCGACCGAGAAAGACTTACCCACAAAGCCTTTATCCATTACCTTAATCAATGTAAAAACGGGTGAAATTGCCGGATATAAACAAGATACCTTGAGATATCCTGCTAGCGTCATCAAAATGTTTTGGATGGTGGCTCTCTATGCCCAGATAGAAAACGGGATTTGGGCAGAGGAAAGTGTATTTTCTTTGTATCTGTCGAAAATGATCAAGGAGTCTGATAACGAGGCAGCCAGCTTGATTCTTGACCTGTTAACAGATACGCAATCTAGACCAAAAATAGAAAATGATCGAGAATTTAAAACATGGCTGGATAAGCGTCAACAAGTTAACCAATTTTTTAGAGGAGCAGGCTACAAAGATATTAATATTAGCCAAAAAACTTTTCCAATTCCCTACCTCAGACTTCCACGACCTCTAGAAATTGATTTACAAATGCGAGGCGATCCCAAAGAGCCAATTCGGAATAAGATAACAACCGATCAAGCAGCTAGGCTCCTGTACGAAATGTGTGGAACTGGACAGGCTGTTTCCTCAGGCGCTAGCGAAAAAATGTGCGGATGGCTAAGAAGAGATTTGCGCCCAGAAATGAGGACACTAGAGTCAAAAACCTGGGGGGACTTCAACCCCATCCAGGAGTTTTTTGGTGAAGCTTTATCTGATGTAGATATTGATTTTTACTCAAAGGCGGGTTGGACTTCTTTTTCGCGCCAAGAAGCGGCATTTGTCGCAACGAGAGATGGTAGCACCGTTTATATTTTGACTGTCTTTGGTGACGATGCCGCTTACGCTAAAGATAAGACAATTTTTCCCAAGATGTCTCGTTTAGTCTTCGATCGCATGGTCGCCCGTAATTCCCTCTAG
- the rplL gene encoding 50S ribosomal protein L7/L12 has product MSATTDQILDQLKSLTLLEASELVKQIEEAFGVSAAAPAGGMMMMAAPGGAAAAEPVEEQTAFDVILEDVPADKKIAILKVVRTITGLGLKEAKDLVESTPKPVKEGAAKEEAADIKKQLEEAGAKVAVK; this is encoded by the coding sequence ATGTCTGCTACCACTGACCAAATTCTCGATCAACTAAAATCACTGACTCTGCTGGAAGCTTCTGAACTCGTTAAGCAGATTGAAGAGGCTTTCGGCGTTAGTGCCGCTGCCCCTGCTGGTGGAATGATGATGATGGCGGCTCCAGGTGGTGCTGCTGCTGCGGAACCAGTCGAAGAGCAAACCGCCTTTGACGTGATTCTGGAAGATGTCCCAGCTGATAAGAAGATTGCCATTCTTAAGGTAGTACGCACTATCACGGGTCTAGGTCTGAAAGAAGCTAAGGACTTGGTAGAATCCACTCCTAAGCCAGTTAAAGAAGGCGCTGCTAAAGAAGAAGCTGCTGACATCAAGAAGCAGTTGGAAGAAGCTGGTGCAAAGGTAGCAGTTAAGTAA
- the rplA gene encoding 50S ribosomal protein L1 has protein sequence MVKKVSRRLQELQKKVEDRPYEPTEALNLLKETATAKFSESAEAHIRLGIDPKYTDQQLRTTVALPKGTGQTIRVAVIARGEKVQEASNAGADIAGSEELIDQIQKGMMDFDLLLATPDMMPQVAKLGRLLGPRGLMPNPKGGTVTFDLVQAIAEFKAGKLEFRADRTGIVHVLFGKAAFPTQDLLVNLKALQETIDRNRPSGAKGRYWRTVYISATMGPSIEIDINALRDLKLTEAA, from the coding sequence ATGGTAAAAAAAGTATCCCGTAGGCTCCAAGAGCTGCAAAAGAAAGTCGAAGATCGACCCTACGAACCCACAGAGGCTCTCAACCTTTTAAAAGAGACAGCCACTGCCAAGTTTTCCGAATCGGCTGAAGCGCATATCCGTCTAGGAATCGATCCCAAATACACAGACCAACAGCTGCGGACAACCGTGGCTTTGCCCAAAGGAACTGGACAGACGATTCGAGTTGCCGTAATTGCCAGAGGGGAAAAGGTACAAGAAGCCAGCAATGCCGGTGCTGATATTGCCGGTTCCGAAGAGCTGATTGACCAAATCCAAAAAGGCATGATGGATTTTGACCTGCTGCTAGCGACACCAGATATGATGCCTCAGGTGGCAAAACTGGGACGTTTGCTCGGTCCCCGTGGTTTGATGCCTAACCCCAAAGGCGGGACAGTAACGTTTGATCTGGTGCAGGCGATCGCTGAATTTAAAGCTGGTAAGTTAGAATTCAGAGCTGACCGTACTGGGATCGTCCACGTTTTGTTTGGCAAAGCTGCCTTTCCAACTCAAGACTTGCTCGTGAATCTTAAGGCGTTACAGGAAACGATTGACCGTAACCGTCCTTCTGGAGCCAAGGGTCGCTACTGGCGCACAGTGTACATATCTGCGACAATGGGGCCATCGATTGAAATTGACATCAATGCCCTGCGCGATCTAAAGCTGACTGAAGCTGCCTAA
- the rplK gene encoding 50S ribosomal protein L11: protein MAKKVVAIIKLALNAGKANPAPPVGPALGQHGVNIMAFCKEYNAKTADQAGMVIPAEISVYEDRSFTFVLKTPPASVLIRKAAGIERGSNEPNRKKVASISKAQLQEIAQTKMPDLNANDIDAAMKIVEGTARNMGVTIKE, encoded by the coding sequence ATGGCAAAGAAAGTTGTTGCAATCATCAAGCTAGCTCTTAATGCTGGCAAGGCGAACCCTGCCCCACCAGTGGGACCAGCACTTGGTCAGCACGGGGTAAATATTATGGCGTTCTGCAAAGAATACAACGCCAAAACAGCGGATCAAGCCGGGATGGTAATTCCGGCAGAAATCTCAGTCTATGAAGACCGCAGTTTTACCTTTGTTCTAAAAACACCACCGGCATCCGTTCTGATTCGTAAGGCAGCTGGCATTGAGCGAGGCTCCAACGAACCAAACCGGAAAAAAGTGGCGTCAATTTCAAAGGCACAGTTGCAAGAAATTGCCCAAACTAAAATGCCCGATCTCAATGCCAACGACATTGATGCGGCAATGAAAATTGTGGAAGGAACTGCCCGGAATATGGGCGTTACAATCAAAGAATAA
- the rplJ gene encoding 50S ribosomal protein L10, whose protein sequence is MGRTPEDKRAMVAEIKETLNEAQLAIVIDYQGLSVSEIMDLRRRLRPSGTVCKVSKNKLMGIAIEGNSDWQPMSEFLKGSSAFLLVKDDLSGAIKAYQDFQKATKKTELRGGVMEGRALTQADIKALGDLPSKEQLMAQIAGAINGLATKIAVAINEVPASLARGLQAVSEQQEGGNGESDATATASTPEE, encoded by the coding sequence ATGGGTAGAACGCCGGAAGATAAACGGGCGATGGTTGCTGAAATCAAAGAAACTTTAAATGAAGCTCAGCTGGCAATCGTCATTGATTACCAAGGGTTATCGGTTTCGGAGATTATGGACTTGCGGCGGCGGCTGCGTCCCAGCGGCACTGTTTGCAAGGTGAGCAAGAACAAGCTCATGGGAATTGCCATAGAAGGGAATTCCGACTGGCAACCGATGTCAGAGTTTCTTAAAGGTTCTTCTGCTTTCTTGCTAGTCAAGGACGATTTGAGCGGCGCAATTAAGGCTTACCAAGACTTCCAAAAAGCTACCAAGAAGACAGAACTTCGCGGTGGTGTGATGGAAGGTCGAGCTTTGACCCAAGCCGACATCAAAGCGCTAGGAGATTTGCCCTCCAAGGAACAACTCATGGCGCAAATTGCTGGAGCTATCAATGGCTTGGCAACCAAGATTGCTGTGGCTATCAACGAAGTTCCAGCTTCGCTGGCAAGAGGACTACAAGCAGTCTCCGAGCAGCAAGAAGGTGGCAACGGCGAAAGCGATGCCACTGCTACTGCCTCAACGCCTGAGGAATAA
- the secE gene encoding preprotein translocase subunit SecE: MAKKNEAESEAKTTGFNISTFFQETKDELNKVVWPSRQQLLSESAAVLLMVTLSAVLIYLVDGFFAWAAKQVFG, translated from the coding sequence GTGGCAAAGAAAAACGAAGCCGAGAGCGAAGCAAAAACAACTGGGTTTAATATATCAACCTTTTTTCAGGAAACCAAAGACGAACTGAATAAAGTCGTCTGGCCCAGTCGGCAGCAATTGCTCAGCGAATCTGCTGCCGTGCTGTTAATGGTAACTCTTTCGGCAGTTTTAATTTATCTAGTTGATGGTTTCTTTGCTTGGGCAGCAAAGCAGGTGTTCGGATGA